A part of Salvelinus alpinus chromosome 23, SLU_Salpinus.1, whole genome shotgun sequence genomic DNA contains:
- the LOC139550988 gene encoding protein odr-4 homolog, whose amino-acid sequence MGRGYIVEDVVEKYLSNLSVPGASCVTGLLIGQSSSQRDFVVLAVRTPQKDTEGQRSPSVSRRTGDSLEHLDVEWVTEHARQVSRMLPGGMSVIGVFLVTPPELSKEAQNTLRRLIFAVDKHISKGRLWSLTEEDVTEKVTLHICSKTRKVVCRTFDVRDPKSSAKPADWKYQSGVCTSWPLLTCSVGLNLVFPVLEMHVLPQDMEKCMKEGLQTWAKQIEDGLCLINGDAMPGEVELLGGQKKNAKAVQQTFRAQILIPMAEPQSERRSTASVKVCSGSLTLKGMVQCRAYLHSNKPRAKHATEVIKRDVINTVSSRVEMFLEDLLMEGEDKGSVGVQQGLPRRVFAPVPGMSLCVCDYMFPDECVSDVSDRLKEMLDWETPEDSIDTSQEAVPEAPTIDLKNTVIQKNLKAKSTLDARPKTPSGDPTEAHKSHKTYYAGVAMAAAIALLATGTSLIYLSD is encoded by the exons ATGGGCAGAGGCTACATAGTAGAGGATGTGGTGGAGAAATATCTGTCCAATCTCAGTGTACCAGGTGCATCTTGTGTCACAGGACTTCTCATTGGCCAG AGTTCGTCCCAGAGAGACTTTGTGGTGCTGGCTGTGAGAACACCTCAGAAGGACACAGAGGGACAGCGGTCTCCGTCGGTCAGCAGGAGAACTGGAGACTCACTGGAACACCTGGACGTGGAGTGGGTCACCGAGCATGCCAGACAG GTCTCCCGGATGTTACCGGGAGGTATGTCAGTTATAGGTGTGTTTCTTGTCACCCCACCTGAGCTGTCCAAAGAGGCTCAAAATACATTGAGACGG TTGATCTTTGCGGTGGACAAGCATATATCCAAGGGACggctatggagtctaacagaggAGGACGTAACAGAGAAGGTCACACTTCACATCTGCTCCAAAACCAGGAA AGTCGTTTGCAGAACATTTGATGTTCGAGATCCCAAG AGTTCTGCCAAGCCTGCTGATTGGAAGTACCAGTCGGGGGTGTGTACTTCCTGGCCATTGTTGACATGCTCAGTGGGACTGAACCTGGTGTTCCCTGTGTTAGAGATGCATGTCTTACCACAGGACATGGAAAAGTGTATGAAG GAGGGACTTCAAACGTGGGCGAAGCAGATTGAAGATGGGCTTTGCCTCATCAATGGCGACGCGATGCCTGGCGAGGTGGAGCTACTGGGAGGGCAG AAAAAGAATGCAAAGGCTGTTCAGCAGACGTTCCGAGCCCAGATCCTCATCCCGATG GCGGAACCCCAATCAGAGCGGAGATCGACGGCGTCTGTGAAGGTGTGCAGTGGGTCTCTCACCCTGAAGGGAATGGTGCAGTGCAGGGCCTACCTCCACAGCAACAAACCCAGAGCCAAGCACGCTACAGAG GTCATCAAGAGAGATGTCATCAACACGGTGTCTAGCAGAGTGGAGATGTTCCTGGAAGATCTTTTAATGGAGGGGGAGGACAAAG GGTCAGTCGGTGTACAGCAGGGGCTCCCTCGCAGAGTGTTTGCCCCCGTGCCCGGaatgagcctgtgtgtgtgtgactacatGTTCCCTGACGAGTGTGTGTCCGATGTGAGTGACCGTCTCAAAGAGATGCTGGACTGGGAGACGCCCGAGGACAGCATAGACACCTCCCAGGAGGCCGTCCCAG AAGCTCCTACGATTGACCTAAAGAACACGGTTATTCAGAAGAACCTGAAGGCTAAATCTACTCTTGACGCTCGTCCTAAGACTCCCTCTGGAGATCCCACTGAAGCCCACAAAAGCCACAAAACATATTATGCTG GTGTTGCCATGGCAGCTGCAATCGCTCTCCTAGCAACAGGCACCTCGCTGATCTACCTGAGCGACTAA